The window GGACGACGAGGCTGCCCGGGAACCGCACGTCGACGGCCTCGCCCTCGACGACGCCGCCGGGCGTGTCGATCCGGACGCGTCGGCCGAGCGTCGCGGCGTGTTCGCGCCAGGCGTCGAGTATCGTCTCGACGTCGGCGTCCGCGCTCGTGAGGTCGTAGAACGTTTCGAGGACGCGCTGGAGGAACACGCGCCGGTCGACGTCGCCGACTGCCGCGCGGAGGCTCGTCGCCTCCGGCGGGAGCGCGTCGGCGTCGATGTTCGCGTTCACCCCGGGGCCGACGACGAGCCACGAGACGCGGTCGGCCTCGCCCTCCATCTCGGTCAGGATGCCGCAGAGCTTCCGCTCCTCGCCGTCTTCGCCCGCGAGGAGGACGTCGTTCGGCCACTTGATCCGGGCGTCGGCGCCGGCCTCTCGACTCGCGCGGGCGACCGCGACGGCGGCGGCGAGCGTGTAGATCGGGACCTCCGCGGGCGGACGGGCGGGCCG is drawn from Halobellus limi and contains these coding sequences:
- a CDS encoding biotin--[acetyl-CoA-carboxylase] ligase; this translates as MNDTRRELLAALADGPVPGPELAERLGVSRAAVWKQVEALREEGFDVESGDDGYRVDSVPAYGAAAIEFGLDAPYEIEYHDRIASTNDRARELAAEGAENVVVVADEQTGGRGRLAREWTAPSGGVWASLLIRPARPPAEVPIYTLAAAVAVARASREAGADARIKWPNDVLLAGEDGEERKLCGILTEMEGEADRVSWLVVGPGVNANIDADALPPEATSLRAAVGDVDRRVFLQRVLETFYDLTSADADVETILDAWREHAATLGRRVRIDTPGGVVEGEAVDVRFPGSLVVRTDDGDERAVHAGDCEHLRPT